GCACAAGATGCTgacggaaattcgaattttctgacaaaaaaaattcaaaaattccaatattttttccaaaaaaaaaaaacatttctcgaaaattagaaaaaaaaaagttttttaaaaagttggaaatttttgaacttttttgattttttatcaattctaAACtcctcagaattttttttcagggcatatttcgaattttcgagaacattttttcagctccGCGCAATCGCAATTCTCAAGGCAAAACGAAAAGAAGCCGAAATGGAGAAGCTCACCGGAGGCGGCGGCGGAGTCAAGCGAAAAGCTTCCGGAACACCGACGGCTCCGGAGCCCGAAGCAAAGAAGCCGAGAAGCCAGAAAATGGATGAGATTCGTGCGATGCTCGCCAGAAAGAGCACACATCACAAGGAAGCGGAGAAGGTGGGTTTCGGGAGAACTAAGAATgccaagaagtgggcggagtctgaatttcgaaaattcaaaaatttcgaattttgaaaaacgaccAAAGTTTGAGAGctgtgttcaaaaatttagtattttttaaagaaatattggaaaatttaaagtttcgtCGGGTTTGagtattttcttaaaaaataaaataaaaattttgttgagtatatttttaatttctaatttcggAAGTTGCTAATTGTAAGTTGtaaacgaaaaattaatttgaaaatttgggaaaaattatcgatttttttttttgcaggcgGAGCACGACATGCTCCAGCGTCATTTGACAGGAATGGAAGAACGCGAAAAAGTGGAAACATTTACGACGACTTGTGTTGaagttaaaaatgttaaagttGTCACGTGTAATCAggtaaacttaaaaattttaaaaataacttgaaatttttgaaattttcataatttctacaaaaaaaattggggaagttcactaaattttgagaaaatcaagaaatactttgtattttcgaaaaatcgactttttttaatttggcaaaagcctaaactttgaaaaatttttaaaaagaaaaaatactcattttgcttcaaattttcccgaatttttcgaTACATTAATGatatttcgatgaaaaatcgaaaaaaatcacgaaaatttgaatttaaaataatttttgtaaaatcgaaaaatttatttttttttatctcctaaaaattggaacatatcaataattttttacaattgtatttaataaaaaacaaattataaatcgaaaaaaaaaaacatctcattttcaggaaaaaacgtGTAAAAATTGGAGCTTCCagatatttagaaaattgcccaaaattcataaatttctaaaaatctgtaaatttttattttaaaaaaatacttttgtcTGTtcttttgtcaaaatttgtaaaaaaaggatttaaaaaaatttcctttgatttttttttcaatattgctgaatttttgaaaaatgctggaagcgaaaattgaaaaaaaaaatcctctcagatttcacagaaattgttcgaaaaaaatcgtaaaatttctgtaatgatcccaaaattgaaattttaataaaattcgagaaaagtcggaaaattctttttttgtgaatttttggaacagaaaaatttacaaaaattcaaataaatattttttcaatcaagtcagatttttttttcaaaattccaaaaaaaaattgaattttttcagtgcaaataCACATCACAATTCGCATCATCAGAATGTATTAAAAAAGAGCATAAACTCATTAAACACACCGCTGACAAGCGATTCTTCAAATGTACTGGATGCAAAAAACGGActgtttgttttgaaatgatGCCTGTCAAGCATTGtgcggtgagttttttttttgtaatttttgaacaaaaattttgaaaacttcaagcTTTTAaggaatgaattttttaagtgaatttcctaaaatataggcttttctttaaaaaaaaaaaattaaaaattaattttgttttcaattttcaacaaaaattgttacaTCTAATAGtctattcaaaattgaaaattctatgCAATCTCTCTATTGAAcatcaaaaaagttgtaaatttcagatttttacaacttttctgATGTTCAATAGAAATTgcttagaattttcaattttgaatagaCTATTAGAtgtaacaatttttgttgaaaataaaaaaaattgattaaagttttttaacgatttcgtgagatttttgaggtttaaagtttttttatgtttctacataatttaaattgaaaattctaaaaaattgtttaaaaaaatttttttttgatcattctgaatttctataaaaaatttaaacaatttttctgatgatttctaaaattttgaaaataaaatccgtaaaattatgaatttcagtataaaaaagtatacattttttcccaaaattaaattccatgtttttcaaaatttttctaaaaaagtcaaattttctttgactctgtaaatttctgtaaattaaaattccaatatttctaGCACTGCAACGAGAACAAATGGGAGCGCGTAGCGATGAAAGACGAACGAAAAGTGGTTCTCGACACGGAAAATCTGCTGCTCCGCGGTGAAGAACGTCCGTTTGTTGGCTCCTGAACATCTGGAATTccctatttttctaattttgctgtatttttccaattttggctgtaaaattttgaattgaatttaacgcgcgaaaaaaattaaaccatCAATATTTAGTGTcaagaacattgaaaaaaaaaggaacaggaattagaaaaaaacattgaaaaatcagcAACCACAGGAAGACGAGAAGCACGGGAATTTCAGCTTAgactctggaaaaaaaaccattatttgcgacaaaaaatgcaaaaaaagacTCACTTTTTGATGACCTGAACAACGTCCTCATCGATGAGCACATGGTCGCGGCCTACACGTTGCGGGTTGTGCTTTGCAGATGCTCCCCACACAAGagcgctgaaaaattggaggaagttgtagatttttgaacaatttttagaaaattttcggagCTTTTCGCATGTTTTCTGTGCTGTGAATTTGAAAAGCTTTtacaacaacatttttttgacatttttgcgatttttttgcgattaaaatctcatttttcgaagtttttgcaattttttgcatttttaattgttcaaaaaattgttcattaaaagtgatttttggcttaattttttaaaacattctctgaaaatttgtgctttcagaaatttttcgtaccagaaatatttttttgcaaattttttagagcttttaggaattttctgcaatttttaattgttttttttttcgggaaaaattgcgaatttctttttttttttttaattttgtgcaACAGAACGTcacaaagttttttaaaagcgatttttcagttttttttttccagaaaattccagattttgtttctgtaatttttcagcaatgttttgaaagtttccagaatttcagaGTGACTTTCGTTGTTTTTAGTggatttacaattttttttttggaaattttatgtaaattgaaaagattttacaaaatcctttttttgttacatttttgcaattttttttgcgattttacacattgttttttcgttttttttaaagaaattttcagagaaactttgtgtttttttttttcaaatttcaacaattttgaaaaaaaaaatctttttccgaatttaaaagaaaatttcagagaatttttgaaattttcagcaattttggGGGCTTATCAGGTACTTCAGAAAATATCCGCaaggttgaaattttttgttgcatgtttggcataatttttttttaaaaattcagactttttttttggatttcttaacaaaatttcaagttttctggaacttttcagaattctgcgcaatttccgaattttcccgTACCACTTGAAGTCCTTCTGTAGcgatttgtgaattttcgtaCACAAATCTTCGATGCTCTTGCGTTCGGCATTCAAAACAATCGGTTGCGAGTAGTCGGGCAGTTGTCCCTTCGGTTTTGtgtagctgaaaaatttgaaaattgaggtggaaaaaaaaaattaattgggcaactttttcaaatttttgacatttctaagatattttggaaaaatatctgcaagttcagaattttttgaacaattttttaaaaccaaaaaaagctgatgcgctttttgaaaatttcagcattttttggatgttttcgcttaaattttttattttcggttttttgggaaaatagtttaaattttttttaaaattttaccatattttaacaaacattttttaaacattccgTATTgaaatatatcgatttttaggctaaataaaaatttgattttacgGTTTTTAAAATCACACAGCATGTCggaagttttgaaatcaaacaatttttcaaaattaatttcggaattgttttttccaattgtacgatttttaacacaaaaatccagattgaatctgaatttttgtgttaaaaaccgtcgtaaaattggaaaaaaattccgccgaaattaattttagaaaatcattttattttaaaaatcgaaaaattttaatgatttaaaacatttttaattattttttttgaaatttcccggattctcaaaatattcaaaaagccCCTCACATGCGAATCAAGTTCAAGTACTCCCAAACTTTCTCCAACAAATCATCGAAATTCCACTTATGATGAGCGGAAATTGGTACGGTATGCGGGATACGGTAGATAATATCGAGCTCTTCAATCGAGATCTGATCGATTTTATTGAGCACATAGATGCACGGAATATAGATTCGATTTCCCTCAATCACATCAATCAAATCCTCGGAAGTAGCGTCGTAGCGAAGTGTGATGTCTGCATTATGAATACGATATTCGGCAAGGATACTCTTGACAAGATCCAAATCAAGTTCAGATTGTGGAACGAGCATCGTCAAATTGATGCCTCCCTTCTCCTTCCGCTTATATCCAATATTTGGTGGCTGCTTGTTCAGACGGATACCGAATCCTTCCAACTCGTATTCGAGAAGCTTCTTGTGTTGTAGAGGCTTCATTACATCCAGAACCATCAGGATTAGTGAGCACGTACGGGCAACTGTGGAATATATTCATTatgatttttgagagaaatagAATTAAATTTCGATTAGACGTTGCTAAatgcactgcaacttttttcgaacgaggaccgagaaaaaatgcgaaaaatcggtgtttgcacacaaaaCACCGCATTTTACGATATTTTgtacttgctttgttttcttgtgtttttcaccgattttcccgtgttttcttattaaaactgataaataaatatttttgttaatgctaaaataatttccagatgaaaaaattgtgaattcagtcggcaagtagcggtaaaagtggtcaatgtaatatgatggattacgggaataaaaaacccaaactttttcccaaacatgatacatatgctgtttagatgctaaaagtacctgattatcataacgagaccgctgaaaaagttttgagattttcaaaattcaacttttttttgtgaaaaagtcgagattttggcacaaaatgttgaattatgaaaatctcaaaactttttcagcggtctcgttatgaaaatcaggtacttttagcatctaaacagcatatgtatcatgtttgggaaaaagtttgggttttttattcccgtaatccatcatattacattgaccacttttaccgctacttgccgactgaattcacaattttttcacttggaaattgttttagcatctgcaaaaaatatttatttattagttttgataagaaaaaacggaaaaaagctgtgaaaaacgaaagaaaacacgcagaaaacaaagcaagataaatggccgctgaaatttgtcggggactcggccatggcctagaaaccttcttgcctcgtccctcgttcgaaaaaagttgcagtgaaatgtgactgaaatattttttttctcgcaaaATCAAAcgaaaatattgcaaaaacattaattcagtcatttaaaaaatgtctcaatattccaaatatagctgtttaaaattagtttttcagtttttttttcgcaaaattggaggaaaaaattatgtttaccCATTTATgatggtgtagtcgaatttgtTTTATTGCGGTATTAGACTCGGAATCgcctgaaaacaccgaatttcataatgaaacttcttgaaaacttcttaaaaaaaagttatgacggctcaaaaaatggcctagaattaaatagttaaaatttgaaattcggcttgtcaagcggctggaaactcacttttttgaaatcaccgtcaaattttgagtatacaatgtaattatcttgcgttttcaactttgtttaggtattttaaagtcgatgaaaggcgagattttcaaattttgaaacaaaatctcgccgtccatcgactttaaaatacctaaatgaagttgaaaacgcaagataattaaattgtatactcaaaatttgacggtaatttcaaaaaagtgagttttcagccgcttgacaagccgaatttcaaattttaactattcaattttaggtcattttttgaggcgtcataacttttttttttgagaagatttcaagaagtttcattgaaattcggtgttttcagacaattttgagtctaataaagcaataaaacaaattcgactattattttttttaattttgaaccaaaaataaaaaaaacaaagttttattaaaatttttgtattaaaaataaacgttttccagtattttttttccgtattttctttattttttcaacaattcatCAAACATTTGTAGAAGTGATCCAAATAGTTTCAATTCCTTACCAGCAATAACTTGCTTTCCACGTCCTTTTCCGTCTTTGGCTCCTTCGATAATTCCAGGTAAATCGAGCAGTTGAATTTTGGCtccctgaaaaatatcaaaaattaagagcaataattattaaatccaaaaaaaaaaatttcaaaattgggtAATAATTCGAATTAATTAGATTTTATGATAgattaaaaacaacaaaaaagccGAACCTTGTACCTAATAACTCCGGGTACGGTGGTAAGTGTGGTGAATTCATAGGCAGCAACTTCCGAGAAGACTCCAGCCAAATTGCATAGCAACGTGGATTTTCCGACAGATGGGAATCCTGGAAAtggaaatgataattttttttttgcaaatactTTTTAGGAACGATTATAGCCGAAATTGAAGTTGGTCATTGATACTTCGTTCTATATGCTTTTTAGAAAGTTGTAGAAGTTCacagatttttctggaaaattctaaaactttccaggttgttctaaaaagttttttttcaaagcagaTTTCAAttatcaccaaaaaaaaaaaattttcccagaaaatccgattttttttttcaaaaaactcaatttttcctgaactacagtacttctacagtactcctacagtacctctacagtactacttcAGTGCCCCGACCATATTCCCccactaacctcaaaccattaactcttcaaaagacaaaaactcaattttttttctaaactacagtactcctacagtacccctacagtattaCTACAGTACACCGACCATATACCCCCAATAATCTAAGAATTAGGAGCTCTGAAAGTTGCCAATTTCTGAATAATCTGCACTTTTCAATTTGCCGACATTTGGCGCAATTACTAAACTTgccaatttgcaaaaaaattgccaatttaggaaaatgtacaaaatttactcgatttttgtgcatttttccatttgttttAAGCTTTTAAAGCAGTTATAGCTCTCAAACACATATGTGTGCTCTTTAATTTCCTTcgttattcttttttcttcatatgATTTCTATCTTTTCTCTTTCCAAAGCCTTCTCgtaaaatcatcatttttatgTGTAGAATTTTGCGTAAAAAATGAGCCCATTTCTCCTCATGCTCAGCGCTCGGTTGTAAGAAATCCATAAAATTTGGGGGAAAAACGCCCAAATTGCTTTTGGTTTTGTGCTCCTCCGAGgattttatttacttttccATACCCACTGACAGGTTTGCTCATCAAGTTGGCTCTCACAAACTTGGGGCGAAAATAAACAGATTTGGTTAAAGCGACCGGACATTTGATGTCAATTTGCATGACAACTCTCGGCGCGCGCACGGGCTCATTTCCGCTTTTATATCGCTCCGTCCCTTTGCTTTTCGCTTTTCTGATTCCAGATTTGAGTCATAGTCATTCGTGATTCCGTGAGTTGTCGGAATTTGACAAAATAAGGAGCTTCTCCAACACTGACCCGTAAGATGTCGGATGCtcagattttttggcaaaaactagcttttttggctttttccagtttctttGAGATTTTTGTCAGAATTTCCTTCATTTCGCTTCGATTCGCTTCTCCAATTCaccgaaaagtttcaaatttttagttcaaaaaaaattgtgaactcATGCGGAATGGGAATGCaaaaagtatgtttttttctcaaaaagctgaagaaaaaagatgaaaactTCTTGGCTTTCCCTATTTTTTGCGCAGAAATTCGTCATTTCCTGAGGATTTTGCTCGCGCGCGAACATTTCCATCATTTCTCGGTTGACGAATGACTGACAGTGTCGGCGTCGTTCTTTCATTtcggtgtgtgtgtgtgtgtgtgtgtgtgctcgcGGAGCCAGCCAcaaattttaagacaaaaatccgcaaaatcttcgatttttgcattttcatcgaaaacaGAGACTTAGCGACTTCCGGAATCGAATTAGAAAAACAAGATAATTTCCGCCGGGTTTTCAGCTTCTGGTGAAACCGATTACCGAATTAATGTAGGTTAAAGCTTGCAAAAAAGCTCtggatttttcttctttatcgaaaaactttagattttttttttcgaaaaatgaataacttattcgatttttcgactaaaaaccgaaaaaatccaagaaatgCATGCGGGTcggaaactggaaaaattgcaCATGGGCTCCTCGAGCTTCATCATTCATAACCACGTCATAAATTGATTTGGGAGCtattgaaattgaactttttttctcgataaaaactgaaacatcGGAGCACTTTCGCCATGAACCTAATCTCCTCTTCCCACGATGATCTcttcttcagcttcttcttctcatctaTTATCTCTTTGGATTAGAGATGACTGCTCTTTCCTTCATTCTTCCAAAAAGGAGAAATGTCTATTCCGTCGTCGTTGCCAAACAATAATTGTGCCATTCTCTTCTCCTTTTTGTGGCTCATTCTATTATATATAtgctgtgtgtgtgtgtgtgtgtgtgtggagcTCTGCGGCTACTATTGCTGGCTGGCCGGTTAATAATTTGATTTAcgtgttttttgttcaaattgaaatgCCATAGCCGTGTGTTATTTCGAATTACGGCtcttttgccggaatttttccggaaatacCGTACTTTAGTCGACTTTTTGTGTTAGTATCGATGCacaattctaaatttttgaatttttctgaaattcagttCGATTTTCCAGTTATTTTCGATGGTTTTGCTCAGATTCTGAGCTGAGCCAGTTTCTTAACGAACAATTcagagaaattgaatttttcggaatcATCTcgatttgttcgaaaaaaatccaattttttctgaaatttaaaattcagataGATCTGAGCCGgatttttggtcaattttcagtgttttctcTCGAAAAATATCGGAAATTGTGCTCTTTTCCGgtgaaaattcaacatttttcagaatttgaatatCCGACAATCACGATTCGTCAGATTTTCTCAGATTGTGaataactttccaaaaattgaatttctagaaaatttcggtattatttttcgaaaaatgtagaaaatttgaatttttctggcGGCAAAAGTTCACTATCCGTTACATTTGCCCAGGTTCTGATTAGGGCTTCTACGGTAGGCAGGggcggtttcagggcctgccTGAAGCCTGACCGCCTCATGCCGGCCTTTTACCTATTTTCTGCTTTTTGACGAGGATTTACGTATACACGTGGTGttagagtgtctcattttggcttgaattacgttgatctacaaaaaatgcgggtgaagagacgcagagttctcaactgatttcgcatgattaagaacgtgctgacgccacattttttgggcaaaaaattcccgcattttttgtagatcaaactgtaatggcCTGGTACCACGTGCGTATACATAAGGCGTGAGGCGGGCAGAGGTCACCTTCAGgccaggcaggcaggcgtttttACGCCTACATGGAAGCCTTGCCTTTCTGATCAAATAAACAGCAGTTTTAAGTGATTTCCTCGAAATCTGCACCAATTTTTGGCGAATAACTCGAAAAAACCGCAATAATCTGCCCAACTTGATCTCTCAAAATCATCATCTCAcactttttcgagttttttttttcactctttttttgTGTGTCACGGAGCCGCAAGTAGAAGACGTGAGTTTCAGAGAAGCAGAGCccgacttcttcttcttcttctcctcaaCCGCCCATTTCCTTGTCACTCTGCGTCTTCTCGAGAGAGCGTGAGAGTTGAGAGAAGCTATGTATCCTCCAAACTCCCAGCGGGGGGTCCTTGCtctccgcaaaaaaaaaagaggaaaaaaaagaagaagagaagcaGCTCTGTCTCTACATTCTCTCCTTTTCCTCCTCCTCCCCTCTATACTTATACTCGAAGCCAAACCCCAGAAGAGCTCGTCTGTTCTCTCTTAAATTGTCTGGAAAACCACAAATGACACCTCCTCTGGTACCGTAATACTACATTCTCCTCTCTCTCTgcatattgatttttgggcCAATTTTTCCTCATAAAATGTCATCCAACAGGAAAAAAGGGAATGGAGGTACTCGGAGCAGCAGCCACAACAACAGTAGAAGCATGATGCTCTCCTTGTTTATGCTTCTCGCACATCTGGATCCAGCAATCGCTGGCTCCGACAGGTAGGcttttttttggctcaaaatgtgctgaattttcaagaatttcggctcaaaaaatctcgaatactctagaatttcggaatttttcggcgATAATTCAAGTTTcagtcaacttttttttccagcagAAATCGAAATCCCGGTGTTTTCGTCagtttttcggggaaaaaaaaCAGTCGCCCAGCTCGAGCTTTCTGTCACTTTCTTTCtgtcacgtggtgtcaaaatgtcccatttcgttgtgatctacaaaaaatgtgggaatttagatgcagacttctcaactgatttcgcatggttaagaacgtgctgacgtcaattttttttgggaaaaaattcccgcattttttgaagatcaaaccgcgatgggacagcctgacaacACGTGGTCCgtctgaatttctgaaatgagaaaaattgaaaattcgaagacTTTCAATAGAAATACAACCATTTCTATTTGAACCTTCCAAATTCTTCCAGGAGATCGTACCACCCAAAC
The nucleotide sequence above comes from Caenorhabditis elegans chromosome III. Encoded proteins:
- the T28D6.6 gene encoding OBG-type G domain-containing protein (Confirmed by transcript evidence) is translated as MVLDVMKPLQHKKLLEYELEGFGIRLNKQPPNIGYKRKEKGGINLTMLVPQSELDLDLVKSILAEYRIHNADITLRYDATSEDLIDVIEGNRIYIPCIYVLNKIDQISIEELDIIYRIPHTVPISAHHKWNFDDLLEKVWEYLNLIRIYTKPKGQLPDYSQPIVLNAERKSIEDLCTKIHKSLQKDFKCALVWGASAKHNPQRVGRDHVLIDEDVVQVIKKV
- the T28D6.6 gene encoding Developmentally-regulated GTP-binding protein 1 (Confirmed by transcript evidence) codes for the protein MSVLQKIADIEAEMARTQKNKATNAHLGILKAKLAKLRRDLITPKGGGGGPGEGFDVAKTGDARIGFVGFPSVGKSTLLCNLAGVFSEVAAYEFTTLTTVPGVIRYKGAKIQLLDLPGIIEGAKDGKGRGKQVIAVARTCSLILMVLDVMKPLQHKKLLEYELEGFGIRLNKQPPNIGYKRKEKGGINLTMLVPQSELDLDLVKSILAEYRIHNADITLRYDATSEDLIDVIEGNRIYIPCIYVLNKIDQISIEELDIIYRIPHTVPISAHHKWNFDDLLEKVWEYLNLIRIYTKPKGQLPDYSQPIVLNAERKSIEDLCTKIHKSLQKDFKCALVWGASAKHNPQRVGRDHVLIDEDVVQVIKKV